The following is a genomic window from Phaseolus vulgaris cultivar G19833 chromosome 6, P. vulgaris v2.0, whole genome shotgun sequence.
TTACCTTCAAGATACAGACGGAGACCAGTTACTGGCCTCTTACCTACATCAACCTGTGATAACATGACATTATTCCTGGCTTTAGCACAGAGgttataaattagtatatatCCTATTAAATGTTTCTAATTACTTAACTgcttttttaaacaaaaacctTCTGTGTTCTTAACTTGTGTCCATGAACACAAACTAGAAAGTGCACTACATGTTCCTCCCAAAAAACAAACGAAATAGAGAATCAACGTCCACAAAGTTTAGAATGTCAGTTTAAAAAATGCTGAATCGATGAATGTTGACAACAAAATATACGAAGCATTATAGTTTACACCACATGAACAAAAAATATGCATCTATTGTTTGTAAGACTACGTTCCACTACATGGTAacaaaaataaatcctaaaagcTTCTTCATACAATATTTACTCCCACATATTTCTCCTTCTTGATTGGTCCAACTAAATCACAAACTGTTAAGGACTGGCTAAACAAATGCGAGCAATTTTTCTCTAGATAACAAACAAATCCCTGAATCAAAAGCGCTATTAGCTTTTGGATGAGATTGCACTAAAATGGCACCTCAATTATATGAGGTCCAGATTTGAAATTTATCCTAGATGGCCCCAGTATATTCTTGATGTTACCTTACGTTTTGGTGAGGCATATGGGGACCCACTCTCAACTTCAATTCAAGCCTTAACTCAAGTATCTTGACCCCCCAACACTGTTTGAGCATAATATCCAGATGCATGTCAGAATGTTTAACACTAACTAACATACATTACCCACGCTGCTAACTTTGTAAAATTGCATGATACTGTAAAATTCAAtcagaatataaaaaaattcaatagtTGACAGGGTGCCTCAAATTTCAACTCGGGTTTCTAATTCCTCTTACTGATGATTTGATGCATGAATTAGGGGGGTGAATTATGTATTGTAAACTGGATTTGAGACTGGATACCATCCACTGAGAATGGAATCTGGAGAAGAATACAAGACAACTTTAAGACTCATGCCCCGGCATTTCTAATATTTGGCTATGCCATTGGGTTAACCAATGTTCCTGTTTTATTCCAAGCATTAAAGGTTTGTCATCAACCTTTTCTACGACATTCTTGTTTACAGCCCTACACTTTAGGATCATGTGGTGCATCTCAAGACAATTTTCCAAATTATTCAGGACCAGAAATTATATCCAAGATCATGTTGTCCACTGACCCCTCTAAAATTCAGGCAGTGGCAAGATGGCCACAACCTTCAAATATCAATGGAAAAATGTTTACACAAATCACATACTTCTTTCTCGAAAATTTTATCtctgttttctctttctttctgtcAGCGATAGTTACCATTCTTAATTCTGGTTTCCCTGCTTCTAGTTGTGGACGTCCTCGGAGTTGTTCTCCCCGAAATTCCGTCACACAAACCAAAAGACTTGAATGTGATTAGTTATGTTATGACCCAGAGAGGCAAAACCAATCAATACCTAAATATCTAGGACCAAAGAACAAAGTTTCACCTGTGTGGTATTAACATAAAGCTTTGGACCCATGAAGCTAAACTGTAAAGAAGCAGAACTTCGTTGCTTCCGTTGTGGACCAAGTGGAAGATCACTGAATACAGGTGCCCACTGCCTTGGCAGCTGGAATTCCAAGAATTGGTGGAGCTCTTGAACCGGTGGTTTATCTGCAAGATTCAATACATAATGAAGCATTTTAAACCAGTAAAGGTAATCAATCTGGAATAAACCAAAATTGAAGacaaacaatgaaaaaaaagtgATCCATGGGAATTTAATTTTAAGAGAAAAATCTAAGCCCTGGGCAGTGTAATGATGCATATATGAATCACTAAGATCTAATCACTATTCTACTAATAAGGGTATGTTTTCATATGTTTCATTACTCGGTATTGCAAAGCAATGCCTAAACGCTATTAAGTCCTTGTGGGAGCAGCTATGCACTCTCCTAATGtcagcacacagatttctcCAACTGAATATTATTATGTTTGGTAAGGCGAATCTTTTAAAGAATTCATGACAGTAGGTTAATTCAAAGCCAACTGAATTAACAAATAGAATGAAAAAGAACTTCAACAAGCAAAGGAATCGAACGCTTCTATTCTATTCAAATGACATTTTTCCTTCACAGCCAAGAGAATAAAAtgatcaattaaaaaaatcatgagCCTCCAGGGTAAAAATTACATCCTAGAAAATCATTTTGCTTCTGAAAACAAACATAAGGCTGGAAATTTGAAGTGTCAGCTGATCCAAAGGAATGAAGATGATTCAGTTTTTAACagattgaatatttttttctgtAAAGCATCAAAATACTGTCTTTACTTTCTTTGAAATAAACGAATAACAGTGTCAGCAATTGAATTCTTTAATCCTGGTTAGGAAAAAGTAAAGTTGATAAGGGTCTCCTTCTGACCTGTGTTTTGGGAGATAGTCAAGAAGATCAGAGTGGTGTAAGAAGCCATATGACTATCCCACAAGACAAATGATGTTTTTCCCAGTTTTAATGTATAGAGCAAATACCACTCCAACTatgaaaaaatatgaaaaatacttTCACTTTTATACAATGTCAGTCTCCGGTGATCAatacaatttataatattcCTGGGGATTTGTTAATTCAAAACTTATTATGCATTCAGCCAGAAGATGATCAAAACTCAATGAATATAAAGGAAAGTCTAACAGAATGTAATGGGAAGTCTATAACCATCCAGACAAAGATCACAAGTATTTTTGGTCATGCAACAAGAACAGTTAAAAGGTAGAGAGACCAGGCTGGTGGTCATTCTACAAGACAACTGTCTACAATAGCTCAGTTGCAGTAAGAATACTTCTCCTATGAATAAAAGACTTGCAAGCTATCTAAACTTTCAATAATTGCTTCAGTGCTTCAAAAAGTGGGGCAGGGGTGGACTTCACAAGTTTATTAATAGTAAACCATAAACTATAAAATTTTGCACCCAACAGAATCGCTCAGTCCACAACATAATGGACAACTGTTACAATCAAATACCAAAAGGAAGTATTATTTAGATAGAACatatgtaaagaaaaaaaaaattgcttacATCGTAAATAAAGGTTTATGGCATGGCTCAAGAATCCACTCCCTGGCACTCCATTCAATAGAGATGTAATTGGAATGAATGACATTGAGATCACATCAGGCTCACACTGAACAGTTTGCAACCACTCATTGTGGGATAGGTTTCTGTCATCACTCCCACCCCTCCTCTTGCAAATGCTTACAATATCCtgtggtaaaaaaaaaataagtacaaTTGCTATGGTAAAtacaaatactaaaaatattgtaaaagttaaatattttaagcACACCTCATGTGAATAAGAACTCGATGGACTAATATTGGCAAATGTTAGCCTCTGCTCCCTGATTCCAAACTGTAGAGAAGCAATATTGATTACATACTGTCAAGTTTCAATCCAATATAGGAAGATAACAAAATGCTTATTGACAGAAAATATATATGGGTCTGTATCAATGGAAGACAGGATCAGAGATGAGCGATTGAAGATATTAAAATAGTACGGATTGCAGATTCATAACCCTCCAACTCAAAGTATAGACCTCTAGACTCTTCCCTAACTTCTTCTCTCAATTAGTCAGTCACTGCTCTAACTAACCTCCCATAGCcccttttatctctaaattCACATGTGAACACTCCCATCCCTATCTCCCTTTTCTCATTACATATGGTTCCTATACATTACAAAGATGATATTATATTATTCAAGaaaataattacaatttatGAACCATGCACTCAAAAAATAATGAGTAATGACACTTGCACAAATTTATACACACTTGTCCCACACTCCAAACAGGTCATTTAGTAACATCTATGATTCGCtgtaactttattttttatggcCCAAATTGTAGCATACCACATAGTTCACGCAAATATCATTTCCATTTGCTATTACAATGTTTAATCAAACTATACATGGGAAGGGAGCCCTGGAACCAACATTAAATGCATGAATATCAAAGCAAAACACAGTACAAGACTCGATCAAATATCATAATCATTCTAAATTAGAGATTTCATATCAATTAGAGACATGACTAAATTATAGCTTAAATGTCAGTGCAAAACTCACCTTACAATTGAGATAGgtttaaaattcattttctaAGATGATATAACCTATCCCAGTAAAGTTTGTTAGTCTATCGTGTTACCCCAATCGAGCCACTATCTATCCACAAATATCTAGTCCTTTGAATTAGGCATAAAGTCTACTAGACAAAAGTATTGAGATGTTTCATAAAATAGCAGGATAAATAGTGATTGGTCCCAAGATAAAAAATTTGCTCACAAACCTTGTTATTAGGGAAAACATGATCAGAAGCAACATAATGGCCATTGGCATCTAGAAACCTCCTATCTGCCAtctctttcaattttttctGAACATCAGCAGGTTGAAGAGTTGATGAGTGTTGCTGCTTCAAATATATAACATCTTTTCCCCCCATTTTCATACCAACAATTATATGGGTGCCAAAGGTATCAATAAACCTGAGAATTGTGAATAGTAACAGTTGGCCAGAGTCTCAAACAAAAAATACAGTAAAAAGAAAAACGAGTTATTCTAttagaattaaataatttttaagacaGTCAATTTATGTTGCTTGTCAACATGATTAAGCCAtacaaacaaaaattgaaaaatttgcattaaatgaagaaatatattatatccAAATTAGTCCTAATTTGATAAGAAGTTTAGAACTTAGCACCACTAGAACATTTAAATGCAAATAAACAACCAAAACAAGAGAACAAATATGCCAAAATAAGCTTTTATCACATAAATTTGGCTTATAAAAGGCATACATCAACAATGAACCTcctattgttgttgttattgcTGTTATTTATAAGCCCAAGTCAAATTTTTCCATAAAAAGGAGATTGATCAGCAAAGAAAAGTTCAATTAAAACTATGTAATCTTGTCAGCTTAATGAAATtgaatctttttaaaagaatattcaGATAGCGACTGTGTAATGACGTGAATGTGTTTTTACAATTCACCTCATTTATGCCGCCATTCCCAGAATTACATCTACCTATCATACAAAGGTGAAAATAGAAatggaaaaatatataatactGGGGTTATTAATAAAACAACAGAAATATATCGGAGAACCTCCACATATTCCTCATTAAGGAATTATTATTTGTTCATTATCATCAAAGGTCATTTCTATCTTTCTGCTATAATGAATCTGCTTAAGGCCCACAGAACCTCAATCATTAAGAAGCTAGAGATCTGAAGGCCTCCATAGTTCCAAGAGCTGACCAAGATGTCAAAACTAGAACTTAGAGGGTGATGATATTTCATTTGACAAGGAATTAGAAACCGTCTGATCAAGATTACATTAACAAAACTCAATTCACCTTGCTAAAGCAGGTGGGTCCCACGATGATGGCACAGCTTTTTTAACATGGTCGCAGAGGACCATTTGAGACTTCTCCAATGCAACAGTATATAGTGTAATTAACACCCCATCAAAAGCGAGGGACTTTGTAAGGGCTGCATCTCTCTGCCAACTACCAGAAAATTCAAACATTGTATTGAAAAGCCCTGATGGTATTTTCCCAGTCAAAGATAAGTCCTGATTGAATTGCTCTGACATCTGAAAGCATTTAAATGAAGTAAACAGCCACTGAACAGGAGATAATGCATGTTTCTTAAAACTTAAAATGCTGACAAAAAGAAAGTCATTACCACTGCAATAGcaaattataaacaaaagaaatattttgttctGTCCCTTCAAAAGCACGCAGAAGCATAAATATTCAAAGATCAAAAGCCTTTAGAAACCTACCAACAGATTTATAACTTGAAGATGATTTGCCTACTTAGTGATACATATAACACACTAAGCGGTTAGGGCATGTCAGATGCTTTTGCAATAGCTTATAAGATTATTTACATATGGCCTACCAAGGAAAGAAAACCAACAGCAATCAAACTGACAGATACTACCTGTTGAGCCAATCCCCCGTTGGCTTTAAACAGAGGGTGTTATCAAAGCCAATCAACCAGGACACATCATACTGAACAAATTTCATCATGCATCATGGTTTCAAACACATAACAGTAAAGTTTTGACAGTGATGATGACCAAACACCTGTTCACTTTTGAAATATGAAGCTAGAGTAAGACCTTCATATACATTCCATCTATCATCTACTAAAAAGTGCATTCCAAAGGGGGATCATGAGCAAAACACTGACGTGAAAGGAAATGGGTAAAAAGATGCACAACAATGCTCGTAGTTTATTTCTAAGTAACAGCCAAAAATTTCATTAAACAATGCATGATTTCAGAATTCAATTCACCTCCAGAAGTAAAACAGGAAAGTTTACCTGTTGAAAAGACAGAACATCGGACCTGAACCGAGTGCGTTCCCCTTTATCACATTTAATTGATTTGGAAACATTTGGTATGGAAACTCCACCAGGTAGTACAACCTCTCTTACATAATTTTCATCTATCTCAATCAAGCGTGAATTTACAGAATCTCCTTTACAATATTTAAGCCTTATATCAGTGGATATATCATAACCACGACCGATGGACCCAATTGCAATCTCAGCAGCTACAGGAGCGGGAACTTTAAGTGCCATATCTTAGCATATCATTTCTCTTCACTGAAAAGGAACCAAATCCCACAATTCAGCACTCTTAAGCAGTTATCATTTTGTGTCAGAAATTAGGAGCTTTGTTAACACATATAATACATGGAGTCACCTTCTAAAACACACAGACCATGCATAGAAACCAAACTATAAATGATTACTGGGGCAACTAACTAGAAAAGAGAAACTTAAGATTGATCTCAAAACCGACAAAGGAGAAATTTCGAGGAGAGAATGGTGCAAAACTAGTAAAGCATTTACTCCTTTAAGCTGGGCTGAAAAAGGAAATTAAAAAGCGAcagtaatatatattttttggcGCAATGATTCATGATAGCCTGGTGAAGTCTCTGCACAGTGCCCCACAAATGAAAAGCTAGGCTGCAATTCAGGAATTGGATGCCCCACACACCCCAGAGCTCAGCATGTACTTCAAACAAACGCATTCTTAGTCAAAACTTGTAATTAAACCAAATTTAGTGCTTAAAGCGTACATAATTACGGTGCAAGATGAGCTTCCACACTTTCTCTATGGCCCTGAAAATGGAGGCGCCGCCCAATACCCAATCAGCGATCAGGCTCAGCAGTGGGTGGTTTGTAGCTGGGATTTCAAAACCCTAAAGTAAAAGTTGGATTCTTGAAATGGTGggttgagagagagagagagagagagagagagggagagagagacaAATGGAAACTGGAACAGAGGTGGACTTACATTTgaagtaattaataattaatttaaaagtattgACTATTGaatgagaaagagaaagagtgaGAGCAATAATAGCATTCACCCATTCTCTCTCAAACATTCATTCTACTTTTCCTTGCAAACTATAATTTGCAAATTATTATCTGCATATTCAACTATTTCTAAGACTAATCTTATTTTGTAATCAAACATCTTTTCACTATTTTTGTACAAGATATCGAATGAAAAGTAAATGTATTTAGCATGAGGAAAGTAAAAAGTGTAAAAAGTTGAAAGATGGTAAAAAAAAGATAGTGAAACAGTGAGAGTAGTGAAGAAACATAGGAAGAAAGTAAAAGATGGTAATGGATTTTACAGTGAGTGTAACATTACATACACATGTACTACTTAGTTTAGTGCTACCTCTGCACATTCATTTTATTTAGTCATCTACACATGACATCATAGTCTCTCTGTCTGTCTCTGTCTTGTCTCTGTGTCTCTCTGCTACCCACAGTTAATGAGCAAAAACATGAGGAATGGGTATGGAAGGATTGGCACCCAGAAGGCAAGATCCATGGATGATTGCAGCTCTGAAGCAGGTGATGCGAAAGGAGAGATATTCGGAGTGATACTGGGTAGGAGTGCTTCAGTTTCAAGCAGGTGTTGTTCTGCATCAGAGGGGTTTGAAGTTACAATGAAAAGGGCATTCTCAATGGGAAGATCTTCATCGGTTTCAGAGAGGTACTGCAGGATCGATGAGACAGCAATGGAATCGGGCATTGAAGAATCGAAGGAGGAGAGGGGAGTgaggatgaagatgaagatCCTGAAAGCATGTAAGAGGCTTCTTCGATTCCCATTCTAGTCTTCACTCTTCACTTCTCAGACATCACACCTTTCTCATTTATCATCATCTTTCATATTGCAAAACTAGATTGTGAATTGTGATCTCAAACTTCCATAAGATTAATcaactttttcttcttccttcatttctttcttttcacTGCCAATTATTTTACATCATTTCTAATAATTGAGTAACAGTAATCATGTGAAACattaatataaactaaaaaaggtTTTTTTCAAAACATGTGGCTTTGGTCCAACAACTTTGAGTGGGTGACAGATCAGATATTTACGAGGATGTTTATTACGTAAATCAACAACTTCTATTcttgtaataattattttcttctgAAGAAATCTTGTTACAGACTTTAGCAAAAGTAATAGATGAATTGGGAAtgatttttaatgaaaattatatTACTAATAAAGGCAATAAAACCGAAGTCGTTAGAATAGAAgtaattttgattaaatttttagttaatatttaattacaatttattAAGATGATAGGAATAGAATAAATTAGTGAATTATAGGAAATTGgaatgaaatagaaaaaatagtGAATTATAGGAAATTGAGTtaagataaataattataatagaaaGAAATAGGTAAAATAAGGAGCGGGAATAGTGGAAAATTGTGTTGTTGAGATTCAATTTGAAAGAGAGatatttggattatataataaatCTTTCATTCACTTTTCACttttcatataataataataataataataataataatccatGGGAGAGGACTCGCCCAAAAACAAAGTCAAATTCCTCTGCAGCTACGCCGGCAAGGTCCTTCCACGGCCCTCCGACGGCCTCCTCAGGTACGTCGGCGGCGAGACTCGGGTCGTTTCAGTGCACCGCGACATCACCTTCTCCGGTACCCCCTCCCTTCCGTTTCAACCATTCAATTCAATTCACCCTAATTTCAATTCAATTCTTCCATTTCAACTACTGAATTCACCTTAATTTCAATTGAATTGAATTGCATTGCATTGCATGAATTGATTTCAGAGCTGATGAAGAAGGTGGGGAGCATGGTGGAGGGGGAGGTGGTGCTCAAGTACCAGCTCGTCCCCGAAGATCTGGACGCGTTGGTGTCGGTTAGGACGGAGGAAGACGTGAAGCACATGATCCAGGAGCACGACCGCCACCACACCGGATTGCTCCGTGCGTTCCTCTTTCCCCCTTTCCGGCCGCCTCTGCCTGCCTCCGAACCCTATCTCTTGGAGCAGCGTTACATCGACGCCATCAATGGGATCCTCCGAACAAGCCCTAGGGCTACCAGGGGCTCTGCCTGTTCTTCCCCTGTATCAACCTCACCCGATGCAGGGGACATGTACTCCCCTCGCTTTCCCAATTCCAATTCCCATTGTAGTGCGATGCAGAGAGTGCGAAGCTCTCCGAATCTGACGAACATGGGTGGATTGGATCAGCAAGGTCATCATTATCAGCAGCATCATCCCCATCTTCCTTTTCACAACTATCCCTCTTTCTCTACTTCTAGACCACCCCAAGATCCTCAAATGGGAAGGCTTGGAGGAAGGGGTACCTCCATTAACTACCACTACTCAAACACCAGACAACAACCCCACAGAGGAGGAGGCTACGGCGGCTACCCTGATGACTCTGCAGCCTATGGGAATGCCCATCTTCCCCTTCATAGCCTCTCCAGAAGTCCTAGAAGGAAAACTGTATGGGACTAAACCCCACCTCCTTCTTCCCCATCTCATCTCATCTCTGTATATACAATTCTTTCGGGGACAACTTTTGTAGAAGGACACACCTATCAATCAAAGCCACTCTCTGCTAAATTCtcctccttttttttcttttcaaattccACAAACACTACCTTTTTAAAACATACTCTCTTTTTTTAACTGACTTCAAACTTTTCAAGATAAAGTATGTATAATGTAGGATGAACATTTTAATATATGTGCTGATAAAATATCATGTTtgagtttaaaaattataaccttttttttttatttccttccACACTAACCAACCACTATTGTATCTTTATGCGTTTCAACTAATTTAATCgttaattttttgttgataGTTTATAACTTGTTCCAAGTGTGCAGATAAGCCTGAGAGAACCTCAAATTTAGCCATGCATTCAGGATTTGATTAGATATGGATACAGCTGAGGGGAAGAGCAAAAAGAGAAATAGTAAATTAAAAGAGGGCATTGGAAAAGCTGACAACATTTGGGACTTCAAAGATGATGGCCTGAATGCACCATTTTAAATTCTAGTAGGTGGTGGTGGTGACTTCGACATCTTCTAtataatcaaatcaaataaattaaaaagtacACAAACTGAAAATTTTTAATGTTTGACCACAACTTTAAACACTAATATATCGCCTGCTAATAAATTACAATATTTAAAGAATAAGCCGTAAATTATAACGTATTTTACGTAAATTACTATACTTTCTATATCCGTTCATTCCAACTGTATACGAAGCAAAATACTTCCAACAAAGATGAGAAGAAACCAATAAATACCAGTACTACGAAAGACAAAATTCCAGGGTACAAAGCGCGAATCAATGAGCACCAACTAAATCCGTGTCTaattatatatagaaaataCGCACCCACTCTCCATTGACAAAAAATGTTAAGAATTCGGAacagaaaaaaacatataatggaaaaagaaaaatactaaCAATAATCTCTATTGATAACTAGCTCATTTAGAGTCAGTGAAATCTGCATCGATGACATCACCCTCGGGTCCCTTGCCTGAAGATTCTGAGGGGCCAGCATCGGCACCAGGTGGTGGAGTAGGGCCTCCTGCGGCAGCAGCTCCTGGTTGGTTATATAGGGACTGACCAAGCTGCATAACTTCCTGATTGAGGGCAGCCATGGCATCCTTAATAGCTTGGATCGCATCCCCAGATATCGCATCTTTAAGCTCCCCTAGTTTTGCTTCAACCTTCTCTTTCACAGGGCCCGGAACCTTGTCTCCAAGCTCTTTCAATTGTTTCTCTGTCTGGTACACAACAGAATCTGCCTGGTTCTTTGTGTCAATGGCATCCCTCTTCTCTTTATCTTCCTTTGAAAATTTCTCAGCTTCATTCACCATTCTAGCCACCTGTATTACATTCACGAGACAGCATAAACATTCCTACCTCAAACACGACCCTCCCATGACCAAAAAATTGGCGTTTCTTTCATGTAATCAATACAACAGAAGCAACTAGCAATAAAAAAGCAATATACAAAAGTTTCGACCATAGTAgatacctcatctgaaggtaagGTGCTAGCACCAGTAATGGTAATATCTTGCTTCTTTCCTGTGCCCTTATCAATAGCAGCGACCGAGAGAATGCCATTGGCATCAATATCGAATTTGACCTCAATCTGGGGAACTCCACGAGGTGCAGGAGGGATACCATCCAGGCGGAAGCTACCAAGTGATTTATTGTCCCtgacaaattctctctcacccTGAAGGACATTGATTTCTACACTGGTTTGTCCATCAGCAGCGGTGGAGAAAACCTCGGACTTTGAGGTGGGAAGAGTAGTGTTTCTAGGGATAATTTTTGTCATCACACCACCTAGAGTTTCCAGACCCAAAGATAATGGAGAGACATCCAAGAGCACAATGTCACTGACGTCTCCGGCCAAGACACCAGCCTAAAAGCACAAATTACCAAAAAGATTAATCAATGATAATAGAGTACTGAtctgaaaataaaagttttactGAAGACTCTCGAATTTATAAAAAACACTCTCAGTCCCTCCCCTGCCCCTTCAAGTTAAGCAATTCTTCAAAGATAAAAGCTAAATCCCACCTGAACTGCAGCTCCAAGGGCAACCACTTCGTCTGGATTGACAGTGACA
Proteins encoded in this region:
- the LOC137832918 gene encoding MACPF domain-containing protein At4g24290, with product MALKVPAPVAAEIAIGSIGRGYDISTDIRLKYCKGDSVNSRLIEIDENYVREVVLPGGVSIPNVSKSIKCDKGERTRFRSDVLSFQQMSEQFNQDLSLTGKIPSGLFNTMFEFSGSWQRDAALTKSLAFDGVLITLYTVALEKSQMVLCDHVKKAVPSSWDPPALARFIDTFGTHIIVGMKMGGKDVIYLKQQHSSTLQPADVQKKLKEMADRRFLDANGHYVASDHVFPNNKFGIREQRLTFANISPSSSYSHEDIVSICKRRGGSDDRNLSHNEWLQTVQCEPDVISMSFIPITSLLNGVPGSGFLSHAINLYLRYKPPVQELHQFLEFQLPRQWAPVFSDLPLGPQRKQRSSASLQFSFMGPKLYVNTTQVDVGKRPVTGLRLYLEGKKSNRLAIHLQHLSSLPKIFQLEDDPNDNFQRKSYDRRFYEKVQWKNFSHVCTAPVESEEDLSIVTGAQLQVENYGIKNILFLRIRFSTVLGAKAVKHPEWEGSPKLGAKSGLISTLISQHFTATFQKPPPRPADVNINSAVYPGGPPVPVQAPKLLKFVDTTEMSRGPQESPGYWVVSGAKLVVDKGRISLRVKYSLLTLILPDEDMLDDL
- the LOC137832921 gene encoding RAF-like serine/threonine-protein kinase PRAF; the encoded protein is MGEDSPKNKVKFLCSYAGKVLPRPSDGLLRYVGGETRVVSVHRDITFSELMKKVGSMVEGEVVLKYQLVPEDLDALVSVRTEEDVKHMIQEHDRHHTGLLRAFLFPPFRPPLPASEPYLLEQRYIDAINGILRTSPRATRGSACSSPVSTSPDAGDMYSPRFPNSNSHCSAMQRVRSSPNLTNMGGLDQQGHHYQQHHPHLPFHNYPSFSTSRPPQDPQMGRLGGRGTSINYHYSNTRQQPHRGGGYGGYPDDSAAYGNAHLPLHSLSRSPRRKTVWD